TAAATTAAAATGAAGCTACTGCAGAGGTGATTAGTCTCATTTCAATTTAAAATGGAGCTACTCAGTAGGTGATCAGTCTCATTTCAATTTGAAATGGAGCTACTCAGTAGGTGATCAGTCTCATTTCAATTTAAAATGGAGCTACTCAGTAGGTGATCAGTCTCATTTCAATTTAAAATGGAGCTACTCAGTAGGTGATTAGTCTCATTTCAATTTAAAATGAAGCTACTCAGTAGGTGATTAGTCTCATTTCAATTTAAAATGAAGCTACTCAGTAGGTGATTAGTCTCATTTCAATTTAAAATGGAGCTACTCAGTAGGTGATCAGTCTCATTTCAATTTAAAATGAAGCTAATGCAGAGGTGATCAGTCTCATTTCAATTTAAAATGAAGCTATTCAACTAAACTGATAGATAGAGTGGAACGGATAGTAAACGGTTTTAGAGAATGATATAAACGCAGAGGGCGGGTAGAACGCAGAGAGGAAAAAAGGAAAGGCGATCGTTCCCATCCTGAAGAGTAACTCCGGTAAAAACCAAATGCCGTGTTCACCAATAATGCACGGGTAAAACGCGCCAGGGGGGACGGAAGGTGGCACTTTCTTAAGTGCCAGTGCCCTCCAAAAGCGGAGTCCTCGTAGCGCTATAACCGAGGCACCGAGGAGGTACGACGAGCCTGGAGGACAACCGGTGCCGTCCGCGGCAGGCGCCCGAGATACTCTAGTTCTTATCTTTACTCATCATAATGGCTTGGTGGCACTTTCTTAAGTGCCAGTGCCCTCCAAAAGCGGAGTCCTCGTAGCGCTACAACCGAGGCACCGAGGAGGTACGACGAGCCTGGAGGACATTGTGCCCGAATGGGTAGAACCGGTGCCGTCCGCGGCAGGCGCCCGAGGTACTCTAGTCCTTATCTTTACTCATTCGCAAGCTTAAAGGCCTTTTTCGGGACAGTACTTCAGATGCCCTGTTTTTACCCCCCAATATTTTTGCAATATCAGACTGCTTGAAATTTAGCTGGTCCATGCGAAATTTGATAGCTTATATGGGATTCTGGAGGGGAAACCTGGGTATGTTTTTCCTCATAATCTTCTACAAGAATAGAAAGTACCTCTAATTTATCGTATTCAGGTGTCCCACGTTTGGCATCAATGATCTGATCAATTCTTTTGAGTGCTTCATGGAGATCTTTTTTTTGTTCTGATTGGTTTTATCATTTTCTTAACCCTCGCAAGCATTGATTGTTGCCTGATTTTTTATACTGAAATGGTTTCAAAAACAACTCATTCAGGTAGAGGTTGTAAATTGTAACTAAACTGTGCTGGCATCCATAAACCGGGCTTCAAGGAATTTGGTTGCACGGGGTATCTGCTGTTAGCTCTCTCCCAAACTTAAAAGCTCACCGCTCAATCTTCATCATGCAACGCTTCAAAAACAGCCTTTGGGTTTTTATCTGCAACCTTAAGTAAAGCTTTAGCAGGACCATCAGGTTCTCTTCTCCCCTGCTCCCAATTTTGAAGAGTACTCTTGCTCACCCCTATCATCAAAGCGAATTCACTCTGTGAAACATTTAACCTTTTTCTTATGGCTTTGATATTAGGTTTTTCATACTTGCAGACCCTGCTGGCTTTGCGATTTCCGGCTTTTATCTCACCAGCCTCTTTTACACTCTGCAGTAACTTGTTGAAATCCTGTTCTTTCATAATAACCACTCCGTCACAATTTGTTTCACTATCCTAAGCTGCGATGGGGTTAAATCTTCCTGTTGATTTTTCCTGTACGCAAAGAGCATATAAATCCTGTCTGGTTCATCAAAATAATAGATAACCCTCACTCCACCCCGCTTTCCTGTCCGGTTTAAATACCACCTGATTTTTCTTAACCCACCACTTCCTTTGATCACCGCCCCAGCCTCAGGTCGCAGAGCCAGTTCATCCTGAAGCCTTTTATAGGTATCATCTGAGACTAAAGATGTAATCGCTTTAGTGAAAACCGATGTCTCTATGAATATCATACCATAAATAATACGTCATTGGCGGATATGTATTCAATGAGAAAAACCTTTTTTTAAAGTTAGCCAGTGGGATTTCATAATATTTTTGGCTCCAATCCCAAAACGCGAAAAGGAACGCAATATACCAGCCCGGGGTAAGCCAGTCTGCCGGCGCAAAGTCGGGTTTACGGAACATCAAATTTTCCGACTCCCTTGAATAACCCATATCCCCTTTTCAGGAAATTTAATCGAATTTACCCGACGTTTGTGCCGGCAAACGGCGCTGCCACTATAATAACCTGGAGTAGAGCGAGTTAAGCAAAAGCTGTGTGAAGAATATGATATCGCAAAAATGGGTTGCAGTGCAAAGAAACAGTAAAGATAGTGGAATTAAAATCTTTATGAATTGATCTAACCTGGGATTGCTATCTTTAAACCATCTTTGAATAGAGGTGTCGAAGTGCTGTTGCCATGGTGGCTGAAATAGAAAACTGTATGAATAATGTTAAATGAATTGATTTGTTTCCCTAATCACATCTCCCCCTACCCACCGTCCCTCTCAAACAAATCCCCAAGATGTTGGCGGTGTTTGAAAAAATCACTTCACCCCAGTTTTTGTAGTTTGCGCCATCGCGGTAGAGGTATTCGAATTTAATGTTCATGATAGTAGTGCTCCTGATAGAGGGTCTAGCTATTAGGATTACTCCTGGGTGGTGGGGGATATGATAATTACATGAAATGTATGGTTGTCCGTAATCATAGTAACTATATTTAAATTAAAAGATCGAACGAGCAAGCCTCATTACAGTTATTTCTATGCCGCAAATGAGGTTATAATGAATTGCAAAACCGCAGGAACAGACTCTGCTATCGAAGGTGAGTAGGTTGTACCAGTTAATCTTGTGGATTTACTGTTTTGGGCAACTTCGGTTACCATTCGCTCAGGAGTATCTATTACAACTGTCGAATTTCCAATCGAGAATAAGGGTTGACTGTATTAGCAAACCCAAAGACTTGAGAGTTGCTAATCACAAACCAAGGCTGCAAGGCTGATTCAAAAGTAGTTAATCACAAAGCTGAAAAAGCAATTTTTATAAGCAAATAAACATAGTTATGCATATTGTTTAATTTTTTTGCGCTGGATAAACTTATCGTGTTGAAAGGAGCCCCATGGCCATCTCTCACTGGCAGGAATACGAATTCTACCTCGCCATGCACCTCTACTACCGTACCCCGTTTGGACGGCAGCACCAAAGCAACCCTGAAATAATTGAGTTAGCCAATGTTATAGGAAGAACTCCAGGTAGTGTCTCAATGAGACTCAATAATTTTTCAGCTTATGATCCTAAAGAAAAACTCCGCAATGTCAAAGGCCTTGAGGGCGGAGGTAAAGCCTGCAAATCATTCTGGGATAAATTCCATAGCAATTTAGAGGAAGAGTCTATTAAAGCTGAAGCACTTTGGGAACAATTCGTCGATCATGCCGAGGAAGGAGCAACGGTTCAACCGAATGCTGAAGTTGTTGAAAAAACATTTAAAGGTCTTACGGAATCGAATCAATATGTGAAAGTCCGTAAAGCGCAGAACTTTTTTCGCCGCGCCATCTTGTCACTCTACGGGAATAAGTGCTGCATAACAGGGCTACCAATGGAGAGTTTATTGATCGCCAGCCACATCCGACCATGGGCGATGCATCACGATGGAAGA
The sequence above is a segment of the Chitinispirillales bacterium ANBcel5 genome. Coding sequences within it:
- the nadS gene encoding NadS family protein → MKEQDFNKLLQSVKEAGEIKAGNRKASRVCKYEKPNIKAIRKRLNVSQSEFALMIGVSKSTLQNWEQGRREPDGPAKALLKVADKNPKAVFEALHDED
- a CDS encoding type II toxin-antitoxin system RelE/ParE family toxin; this encodes MIFIETSVFTKAITSLVSDDTYKRLQDELALRPEAGAVIKGSGGLRKIRWYLNRTGKRGGVRVIYYFDEPDRIYMLFAYRKNQQEDLTPSQLRIVKQIVTEWLL
- a CDS encoding HNH endonuclease — translated: MAISHWQEYEFYLAMHLYYRTPFGRQHQSNPEIIELANVIGRTPGSVSMRLNNFSAYDPKEKLRNVKGLEGGGKACKSFWDKFHSNLEEESIKAEALWEQFVDHAEEGATVQPNAEVVEKTFKGLTESNQYVKVRKAQNFFRRAILSLYGNKCCITGLPMESLLIASHIRPWAMHHDGRVDPANGLCLSAIHDAAFDRGLITFDDKYLLVLSKQIVEHLSVEVLNDCFKKYEGKPISLPEKNLPDQSALKWHRNNLFEKKQSSRADISAC